A window of the Lolium perenne isolate Kyuss_39 chromosome 7, Kyuss_2.0, whole genome shotgun sequence genome harbors these coding sequences:
- the LOC127311438 gene encoding pathogenesis-related protein 1-like has translation MEAPKLAILLALAMAAAMVNPSQAQNSAQDYLSPHNSVRAAVGVGAVSWSTRLQSYAQTYANQRIGDCKLQHSGGPYGENIFWGSGSGWKAADAVNLWAGEKSDYDYGSNSCAAGKQCGHYTQIVWRATTSIGCARVVCNNNAGVFIICSYDPPGNFVGQKPY, from the coding sequence ATGGAGGCGCCGAAGCTAGCAATTTTGCTGGCCCTAGCCATGGCAGCCGCCATGGTTAATCCTTCCCAGGCGCAGAACTCGGCCCAAGACTACCTTTCACCCCACAACTCTGTCCGCGCCGCCGTCGGCGTTGGCGCGGTGAGCTGGAGCACAAGGCTGCAGTCGTACGCCCAGACCTACGCCAACCAGAGGATCGGCGACTGCAAGCTTCAGCACTCCGGCGGGCCCTATGGGGAGAACATCTTCTGGGGATCCGGTTCGGGCTGGAAGGCGGCGGACGCGGTGAACTTGTGGGCCGGCGAGAAGAGCGACTACGACTACGGCTCCAACAGCTGCGCGGCGGGGAAGCAGTGCGGGCACTACACACAGATTGTGTGGCGCGCGACGACGAGCATCGGCTGCGCTCGCGTGGTTTGCAACAACAACGCGGGCGTATTCATCATCTGCAGCTACGATCCCCCGGGCAATTTCGTTGGACAGAAACCATACTAA